ttgtaggatttttttttgacatgccacatggcttgtgggatttcagttcactgatcagggattgaaccctggccacaGCGGTGAaaacccagaatcctaaccattaggccaccagggaactcccacatCCTAGGatttttagcagcatccctggcctccacccactacgTGGCAGTAGCACTCCCTCTACCGTCCACAGTTGTGATGATCAAAATTGCCTCTGGGTGGTGCCAAAGGCCGGCTGGTGGGGGGCGCAAAGTTGGACCCTGTTGAGAGACATGGGTTCTGGGAGGATGAAGTAAGGCGATGCTCCCAGCATGGTCCCGTGCACGGGTTGAGGATTCCGTGAAAAAGGCACCTCTTCGTTTTCCATCACCCAGGTCACTTCCTTTTGACGAACTTGCTGCTGGACAAGTTGAAAGCCTCTGCTCCGTCGCGTATCATCAACCTCTCGTCCTTGGCCCACGTTGCTGGGCACATAGACTTCGAGGACTTGAACTGGGAGAAGAGGAAGTATGACACTAAGGCAGCCTACTGCCAGAGCAAGCTGGCCCTTGTCCTCTTCACCAAGGAGCTCAGCCGGCGGCTGCAAGGTGTGTGTGGCGAGCCTCGCTGGTCTCCCCCTTCCTTTAGCTCCGAGCCTGAAATAGTCCTGCTGTGACTCTGGGTGGACGGGAGGTCAAGCATTGGCTCCAGGACCGAGTAGGCAAACGTATGACACACTTAACCACCACGCTCCCCGCTGTTGCCTGaagcagacatcactaatcaatcacagCATTCTTCTCTGCTCATCCCGGACAGGCACCTGAGCCTTTGGTGCTCTAGACCAGTGGACCTTTGGCGATATCTGGAGACGTTTTTCGCTGTCAGTCTGGGTGACGTTCCTGGCATCTAGCGGGCAGAGGCCGGGGATCAGCATCCCGCAAGGCACAGGATAAAGCCCCATCCGACCTCAGTGTCCACAGTGCTGAAGTCGAAGAGTCTGCCCTTTGCCTTTGCTTCTCAAAGAGTCAGTAGAGCCGCAGTGTCAGCTCACCTGGGTGTTTGTCATAATTGCAGCATCTCAGACCCCACCCTGACCCACTGCTTCGGACTCTGTGGGGTGGAGCCCGGCGGTCTGGGCTTTTGAAGCCCTCCAAGTGATTTTTACACACTCAGGTTCAGAGGCTCTGCCCTGGGCAGCCATGAGACAGAGCTGCCTTGCAAGTGAAACTGGGGATGTGGAGGTTTCAGAGCAAGAGGGCGACATGGATTCAGGGGGGGCCCCTAGGATGGTTGGTATCAGCCTTCCTGGTGAGGGGTGAACCTGCCTcactttttcctcctctctccaggcACGGGCGTGACTGTCAACGCCTTGCACCCCGGCGTGGCCAGGACAGAGCTGGGCAGACACACGGGCATGCACAGCTCCACCTTCTCCAGCTTCACGCTCGGTAAGTCCCCTCCCACTTCGGGGTCCCTTCACTGAACCCCTGTCCTCCTGGCTTGGGGCTCAGGACCCTCCCTCAGTGTATTAGGGTCTTcctgagaaacagaaccaatagggtgtACACAGATATTTAGAGAGATTTATTGGGGGGATTGGCTCATGCATCTGTCAGGGCTGAGAAGCCCCAGATCTGGTCTGTGTGCCAGAGGCCCAGGAAAGCTGACGGTGTAGTTGCAGTCCAAACCCAAAGGCCTGAGGGCCAGGGGAACCGATGGTGTAAGTCCCAGTCCAAGTCAGAAGGCCAGGAGCGCCAGTGTCTGAGGCCAGGAGGAAATGGATGTCCCTgctcaaggagagagagagaattcgcCGTTTCTCCACCTTTTCTATTTTCACCCCCACCTAATTGCATGGtgcccacccacattggtgaGGGTGGATTTTACACAGTCTATTGATTCAAGTGCTAATCTCTTcacaccctcacagacaccctAGAAATAATGTGTTACCTGCTCTCTGGACATCCCTTAGCCCTGTCAAAttcacacataaaattaacatcACACCCAGAGACTATCTCAGGGGCTttgccctgccccctgccctggaTCTTCCTTGGTACTGAGTCACTTTCATATGTCTACCCAGCCTGCCAGCCTCAGAATAGCCCCGGCAAACAGGCCAGAGCCTGTTTGATGAGACTGTTTCAGAGGTGGAGGTCATGGAGCTGACTTCCTGGAGTCCGGCCGTGCTTGGGCTAACTCCAGTTTCATCCCAGACTAGCTGGGCCACCCAGCAAAGTGACTTCTCTCCGAACCTCcctttccttatctgcaaaatgaggttCATAGTAGTACCTGCCTCAGTGGGGAGGATTAGACGAGCCCTCCCTAAAAGAGCCAGCACAATTCCTGGCCGAATAAATAATTAGAGCTTTATAACTAGTGTTTATAATCCTGAAAAACATTTGGTTGGTGGGGGCTAGGTATCAGGGACCTTAAGCTGAAGCTGGCACTGGAGACACTCAATACACAGAAGCTACTTTACAGAAAGATTGGGTGGGATGAGGACTTGGGGCTGACATAGAGGACGGGGACCTTCCGTTTGCCTGGGAAAAGCCAgcggggcttcctggaggaggcagctTTCAAGGTGGTTCCTGCATCTGGAATTATTTGTCTGGGCAGTGCCAGGGAAGGGAGCTCCTGGTATTAGGAACCAGAAGGGCAAAGGCCTGGAGGAGAGCTCTGTGGGACTCCAGGGAAATTTCTGGCCTTCGTGGGCCCTGAGCCACCTGGGGTGGTGCTGGGCTTTCTGTATCTTCCTCTCTGAATGTGTGGACTGAACTCTCTGTGGGCCGATGCAGGACCCATCTTCTGGCTGCTGGTCAAGAGCCCCCAGCTGGCGGCCCAGCCCAGCACCTACCTGGCCGTGGCGGAGGAGTTGGAGGGCGTTTCTGGAAAGTACTTTGAGGGACTCAAAGAGAAGGCTCCGGCCCCGGAAGCTGAGGATGAGGAGGTAGCCCAGAGGCTTTGGGCTGAAAGTGCCCGCCTTGTGGGCTTGGAAATGTCCTGTGG
Above is a genomic segment from Kogia breviceps isolate mKogBre1 chromosome 18, mKogBre1 haplotype 1, whole genome shotgun sequence containing:
- the RDH13 gene encoding retinol dehydrogenase 13 isoform X1 is translated as MNRYILPLSVLGTAVGGAVLLKDFVAGGACPSKTTIPGKTVIVTGANTGVGKQTAVELAKRGGTIILACRDLEKCEAAAREIRGETLNHRVNARHLDLASLKSIREFAAKIIEEEERVHILINNAAVMRCPHWTTEDGFEMQLGVNYLGHFLLTNLLLDKLKASAPSRIINLSSLAHVAGHIDFEDLNWEKRKYDTKAAYCQSKLALVLFTKELSRRLQGTGVTVNALHPGVARTELGRHTGMHSSTFSSFTLGPIFWLLVKSPQLAAQPSTYLAVAEELEGVSGKYFEGLKEKAPAPEAEDEEVAQRLWAESARLVGLEMSCGSSERGQPLPK